In Populus nigra chromosome 10, ddPopNigr1.1, whole genome shotgun sequence, the following proteins share a genomic window:
- the LOC133705417 gene encoding E3 ubiquitin-protein ligase UPL6-like isoform X3, with protein sequence MFFNGDSSTRKRVDLGGRSSKERDRKKLLEQTRLERNSRLWVKQQNAAAVKIQKWFRGRKAVEAEHSRVRGKFHGTYGKCCQNVDRHCFGPDSEFFRQLLFFFNANDSDDFTILVETCRLLLQNVQDSGDIVSLFAGGDYSTKHALVEYRVKKLSFACIWAIYQNRQQLKDQLVMMPRDSSITATLLLEAVALLIDPKLPWACKVVGYLLQRNVFALFREIVLTGKENMRSDSSIRNASPLERILALVISHVGQKPCICPTIDLQWSFSSQMLTIPLLWRLFPNLKEVFATQGLSQHYINQMARCMRNNTYVLPNDLSVEYPGHACLLGNMLETAGAALSHADCSFEMAIDIAAVTTFLLEALPPIKSSSPEIRPSSTLDEDDMALPDEMEIVLNKDLEHKIVHAMHSRFLLQLTSVLFGEITMVSGSNHGLDDKEVAAIGAACAFLHVAFNTLPVERMMTVLAFRTELVQVLWNFMKQCHENKKWPSLPDQLSYLPGNAPGWLLPLAVFCPVYKYMLMLVDNEEFYEQEKPLSLKDVRCLIVILRQALWQLLWVNPKVHSNSVKLVKNTSAYSGNPIECIKQRVSLVASELLSQLQDWNNRRQFAPPNDFHADGVDDSFISQAVIDGTKANDIMKQAPFLVPFTSRVKIFNSQLLAVRQRQGSHGVFTRNRYRIRRDHILEDAYNQMSALSEEDLRGLIRVSFINEFGVEEAGIDGGGIFKDFMENITRAAFDVQYGLFKETSDHLLYPNPGSGMLHEQHLQFFHFLGTLLAKAMFEGILVDIPFATFFLSKLKKKYNYLNDLPSLDSELYRHLIFLKQAGNLYFIYVFQVQMNLLEMSCWEKWSH encoded by the exons ATGTTTTTCAACGGCGATTCATCCACAAGGAAGCGAGTCGATTTAGGAGGCCGGAGTTCGAAGGAGAGAGATAGGAAGAAGCTTCTTGAACAAACTAGACTGGAACGTAATAGTCGGTTGTGGGTGAAGCAACAGAATGCCGCTGCTGTCAAAATTCAA AAATGGTTCAGAGGGAGAAAGGCAGTGGAGGCTGAACATTCTAGGGTGCGGGGGAAGTTCCATGGAACCTATGGCAAGTGTTGCCAAAATGTAGACAG GCATTGTTTTGGTCCGGATTCAGAGTTCTTCCGGCagctattatttttcttcaatgcaAACGATAGTGATGATTTCACAATCCTCGTGGAGACTTGCCGATTGCTTCTGCAAAATGTTCAAGATAGTG GGGATATCGTGAGCCTATTTGCTGGTGGGGATTATTCAACCAAGCATGCTTTGGTGGAGTATAGGGTCAAAAAACTCTCATTTGCCTGTATTTGGGCTATCTATCAAAATAG ACAACAATTGAAGGATCAATTAGTGATGATGCCCAGGGATTCAAGCATAACAGCAACTCTCTTGCTGGAAGCTGTAGCTTTGCTGATCGATCCCAAACTTCCATGGGCTTGTAAGGTCGTTGGTTATCTCTTGCAAAGGAATGTGTTTGCTCTATTTCGAGAGATTGTTCTAACAGGAAAG GAGAATATGAGGAGTGACAGTTCCATCAGAAATGCATCTCCATTGGAGCGTATTCTTGCCCTTGTGATATCTCATGTTGGTCAGAAGCCATGTATTTGCCCCACCATTGATCTGCAATGGAGTTTCTCATCTCAGATGCTGACAATTCCTTTACTATGGCGACTTTTTCCTAATTTAAAAGAG GTTTTTGCAACTCAGGGGCTGAGCCAACATTACATTAATCAGATGGCACGTTGCATGCGGAATAATACTTATGTACTGCCCAATGATCTTTCTGTGGAATATCCTGGCCACGCTTGTCTTCTAGGAAATATGTTAGAAACCGCAGGAGCTGCTTTGTCTCATGCTGACTGTTCATTTGAGATG gCTATAGATATTGCTGCCGTGACAACATTCTTGTTGGAGGCACTTCCTCCTATAAAATCATCAAGTCCAGAAATTAGACCAA GCTCCACTCTGGATGAGGATGATATGGCTTTGCCTGATGAAATGGAAATAGTCTTAAACAAGGATTTGGAACACAAGATAGTCCATGCTATGCATTCACGCTTTCTCTTGCAATTG ACGAGTGTTTTATTTGGGGAGATTACAATGGTCAGTGGTTCAAACCATGGACTGGACGATAAAGAGGTTGCAGCTATTGGTGCTGCTTGTGCTTTTTTGCATGTAGCTTTCAACACTTTGCCAGTTGAGCGAATGATGACTGTACTAGCTTTTAGAACTGAACTTGTTCAAGTGCTTTGGAATTTTATGAAGCAGTGTCATGAGAATAAAAAGTGGCCATCCTTGCCTGATCAGTTATCATATCTACCAGGAAATGCACCTGGCTGGCTATTACCTCTGGCTGTTTTTTGTCCTGTATATAA GTACATGCTTATGTTAGTTGACAATGAGGAGTTCTATGAACAGGAGAAGCCTTTATCATTGAAGGATGTCCGGTGCCTAATTGTTATTTTGAGACAG GCCCTATGGCAGCTCCTATGGGTGAATCCTAAAGTGCACAGTAATTCAGTTAAACTCGTCAAGAACACCTCTGCTTATAGTGGGAACCCTATTGAATGTATTAAACAGAGAGTTAGTCTTGTAGCCTCTGAGCTCCTCTCTCAG TTGCAAGATTGGAACAACAGACGACAATTTGCACCACCCAATGATTTCCATGCTGATGGTGTTGATGACTCATTTATTTCTCAG GCTGTAATAGATGGAACCAAAGCAAATGACATTATGAAACAGGCTCCTTTCTTGGTACCTTTTACAAGCAGAGTTAAAATATTCAAT TCACAATTATTGGCAGTTAGGCAAAGACAAGGGTCCCATGGTGTTTTTACAAGAAACAGATACAGAATACGGAGAGATCATATTTTGGAAGATGCTTATAATCAGATGAGTGCATTGTCTGAGGAGGACCTTCGAGGATTG ATTCGTGTATCATTTATCAATGAGTTTGGAGTTGAGGAAGCTGGCATTGATGGAGGTGGCATTTTTAAAGATTTCATGGAAAACATTACTCGAGCTGCCTTCGATGTGCAGTATGGGTTGTTTAAG GAAACATCTGATCACCTACTCTACCCCAATCCTGGATCAGGAATGCTACATGAACAacatcttcaattttttcattttcttggaaCTCTTCTTGCAAAG GCCATGTTTGAAGGTATTCTTGTTGATATACCTTTTGCAACATTCTTCCTAagcaaattaaagaagaa GTACAACTATTTGAATGACTTGCCTTCATTGGATTCAGAATTATATCGCCACCTTATTTTCCTAAAG CAAGCAGGAAATTTGTACTTCATTTACGTGTTTCAGGTACAAATGAATCTCCTTGAAATGAGCTGCTGGGAAAAATGGAGCCATTGA
- the LOC133705417 gene encoding E3 ubiquitin-protein ligase UPL6-like isoform X1 has product MFFNGDSSTRKRVDLGGRSSKERDRKKLLEQTRLERNSRLWVKQQNAAAVKIQKWFRGRKAVEAEHSRVRGKFHGTYGKCCQNVDRHCFGPDSEFFRQLLFFFNANDSDDFTILVETCRLLLQNVQDSGDIVSLFAGGDYSTKHALVEYRVKKLSFACIWAIYQNRQQLKDQLVMMPRDSSITATLLLEAVALLIDPKLPWACKVVGYLLQRNVFALFREIVLTGKENMRSDSSIRNASPLERILALVISHVGQKPCICPTIDLQWSFSSQMLTIPLLWRLFPNLKEVFATQGLSQHYINQMARCMRNNTYVLPNDLSVEYPGHACLLGNMLETAGAALSHADCSFEMAIDIAAVTTFLLEALPPIKSSSPEIRPSSTLDEDDMALPDEMEIVLNKDLEHKIVHAMHSRFLLQLTSVLFGEITMVSGSNHGLDDKEVAAIGAACAFLHVAFNTLPVERMMTVLAFRTELVQVLWNFMKQCHENKKWPSLPDQLSYLPGNAPGWLLPLAVFCPVYKYMLMLVDNEEFYEQEKPLSLKDVRCLIVILRQALWQLLWVNPKVHSNSVKLVKNTSAYSGNPIECIKQRVSLVASELLSQLQDWNNRRQFAPPNDFHADGVDDSFISQAVIDGTKANDIMKQAPFLVPFTSRVKIFNSQLLAVRQRQGSHGVFTRNRYRIRRDHILEDAYNQMSALSEEDLRGLIRVSFINEFGVEEAGIDGGGIFKDFMENITRAAFDVQYGLFKETSDHLLYPNPGSGMLHEQHLQFFHFLGTLLAKAMFEGILVDIPFATFFLSKLKKKYNYLNDLPSLDSELYRHLIFLKRYQGDISDLELYFVIVNNEYGELTEEELRPGGRNQRVTNDNVIPFTHLVSNYRLNYQIRLQSSHFMRGFQQLIKKEWIDMFDEHELQLLISGSLDGLDIDDLRIHSNYGGGYHSEHYVIEMFWEVLKGFSMENQKKILKFVTGCSRGPLLGFKYLEPLFCIQRAGGTASEEALDRLPTSATCMNLLKLPPYRSKEQLATKLLYAINADAGFDLS; this is encoded by the exons ATGTTTTTCAACGGCGATTCATCCACAAGGAAGCGAGTCGATTTAGGAGGCCGGAGTTCGAAGGAGAGAGATAGGAAGAAGCTTCTTGAACAAACTAGACTGGAACGTAATAGTCGGTTGTGGGTGAAGCAACAGAATGCCGCTGCTGTCAAAATTCAA AAATGGTTCAGAGGGAGAAAGGCAGTGGAGGCTGAACATTCTAGGGTGCGGGGGAAGTTCCATGGAACCTATGGCAAGTGTTGCCAAAATGTAGACAG GCATTGTTTTGGTCCGGATTCAGAGTTCTTCCGGCagctattatttttcttcaatgcaAACGATAGTGATGATTTCACAATCCTCGTGGAGACTTGCCGATTGCTTCTGCAAAATGTTCAAGATAGTG GGGATATCGTGAGCCTATTTGCTGGTGGGGATTATTCAACCAAGCATGCTTTGGTGGAGTATAGGGTCAAAAAACTCTCATTTGCCTGTATTTGGGCTATCTATCAAAATAG ACAACAATTGAAGGATCAATTAGTGATGATGCCCAGGGATTCAAGCATAACAGCAACTCTCTTGCTGGAAGCTGTAGCTTTGCTGATCGATCCCAAACTTCCATGGGCTTGTAAGGTCGTTGGTTATCTCTTGCAAAGGAATGTGTTTGCTCTATTTCGAGAGATTGTTCTAACAGGAAAG GAGAATATGAGGAGTGACAGTTCCATCAGAAATGCATCTCCATTGGAGCGTATTCTTGCCCTTGTGATATCTCATGTTGGTCAGAAGCCATGTATTTGCCCCACCATTGATCTGCAATGGAGTTTCTCATCTCAGATGCTGACAATTCCTTTACTATGGCGACTTTTTCCTAATTTAAAAGAG GTTTTTGCAACTCAGGGGCTGAGCCAACATTACATTAATCAGATGGCACGTTGCATGCGGAATAATACTTATGTACTGCCCAATGATCTTTCTGTGGAATATCCTGGCCACGCTTGTCTTCTAGGAAATATGTTAGAAACCGCAGGAGCTGCTTTGTCTCATGCTGACTGTTCATTTGAGATG gCTATAGATATTGCTGCCGTGACAACATTCTTGTTGGAGGCACTTCCTCCTATAAAATCATCAAGTCCAGAAATTAGACCAA GCTCCACTCTGGATGAGGATGATATGGCTTTGCCTGATGAAATGGAAATAGTCTTAAACAAGGATTTGGAACACAAGATAGTCCATGCTATGCATTCACGCTTTCTCTTGCAATTG ACGAGTGTTTTATTTGGGGAGATTACAATGGTCAGTGGTTCAAACCATGGACTGGACGATAAAGAGGTTGCAGCTATTGGTGCTGCTTGTGCTTTTTTGCATGTAGCTTTCAACACTTTGCCAGTTGAGCGAATGATGACTGTACTAGCTTTTAGAACTGAACTTGTTCAAGTGCTTTGGAATTTTATGAAGCAGTGTCATGAGAATAAAAAGTGGCCATCCTTGCCTGATCAGTTATCATATCTACCAGGAAATGCACCTGGCTGGCTATTACCTCTGGCTGTTTTTTGTCCTGTATATAA GTACATGCTTATGTTAGTTGACAATGAGGAGTTCTATGAACAGGAGAAGCCTTTATCATTGAAGGATGTCCGGTGCCTAATTGTTATTTTGAGACAG GCCCTATGGCAGCTCCTATGGGTGAATCCTAAAGTGCACAGTAATTCAGTTAAACTCGTCAAGAACACCTCTGCTTATAGTGGGAACCCTATTGAATGTATTAAACAGAGAGTTAGTCTTGTAGCCTCTGAGCTCCTCTCTCAG TTGCAAGATTGGAACAACAGACGACAATTTGCACCACCCAATGATTTCCATGCTGATGGTGTTGATGACTCATTTATTTCTCAG GCTGTAATAGATGGAACCAAAGCAAATGACATTATGAAACAGGCTCCTTTCTTGGTACCTTTTACAAGCAGAGTTAAAATATTCAAT TCACAATTATTGGCAGTTAGGCAAAGACAAGGGTCCCATGGTGTTTTTACAAGAAACAGATACAGAATACGGAGAGATCATATTTTGGAAGATGCTTATAATCAGATGAGTGCATTGTCTGAGGAGGACCTTCGAGGATTG ATTCGTGTATCATTTATCAATGAGTTTGGAGTTGAGGAAGCTGGCATTGATGGAGGTGGCATTTTTAAAGATTTCATGGAAAACATTACTCGAGCTGCCTTCGATGTGCAGTATGGGTTGTTTAAG GAAACATCTGATCACCTACTCTACCCCAATCCTGGATCAGGAATGCTACATGAACAacatcttcaattttttcattttcttggaaCTCTTCTTGCAAAG GCCATGTTTGAAGGTATTCTTGTTGATATACCTTTTGCAACATTCTTCCTAagcaaattaaagaagaa GTACAACTATTTGAATGACTTGCCTTCATTGGATTCAGAATTATATCGCCACCTTATTTTCCTAAAG CGTTATCAAGGTGATATTTCTGACTTGGAGCTCTACTTTGTCATTGTAAATAATGAATATGGCGAGCTGACAGAAGAGGAGCTGCGTCCTGGAGGAAGAAACCAGCGTGTCACTAATGACAATGTCATTCCTTTTACCCATCTTGTATCCAATTATCGTCTAAATTATCAG ATACGTCTACAAAGTTCTCATTTCATGAGGGGCTTTCAGCAGCTTATAAAGAAAGAATGGATTGATATGTTTGACGAGCATGAACTTCAG CTTCTGATATCAGGTTCGCTTGATGGCTTGGATATTGATGACTTGCGCATTCATAGCAATTATGGTGGTGGTTATCATAGT gagCATTATGTTATTGAGATGTTCTGGGAAGTTCTGAAAGGTTTTTCCatggaaaatcaaaagaaaattttgaa gtttgtGACTGGTTGTTCACGGGGACCTTTGCTTGGATTTAAATATCTTGAGCCCTTATTTTGTATACAAAG GGCTGGGGGCACTGCCTCTGAGGAAGCTCTTGATCGGCTGCCGACATCAGCTACTTGCATGAATCTTCTAAAGCTTCCACCTTATAGAAG CAAAGAGCAGCTAGCAACGAAATTGCTATATGCTATAAATGCTGATGCGGGTTTTGATTTGAGCTGA
- the LOC133705417 gene encoding E3 ubiquitin-protein ligase UPL6-like isoform X2: MMPRDSSITATLLLEAVALLIDPKLPWACKVVGYLLQRNVFALFREIVLTGKENMRSDSSIRNASPLERILALVISHVGQKPCICPTIDLQWSFSSQMLTIPLLWRLFPNLKEVFATQGLSQHYINQMARCMRNNTYVLPNDLSVEYPGHACLLGNMLETAGAALSHADCSFEMAIDIAAVTTFLLEALPPIKSSSPEIRPSSTLDEDDMALPDEMEIVLNKDLEHKIVHAMHSRFLLQLTSVLFGEITMVSGSNHGLDDKEVAAIGAACAFLHVAFNTLPVERMMTVLAFRTELVQVLWNFMKQCHENKKWPSLPDQLSYLPGNAPGWLLPLAVFCPVYKYMLMLVDNEEFYEQEKPLSLKDVRCLIVILRQALWQLLWVNPKVHSNSVKLVKNTSAYSGNPIECIKQRVSLVASELLSQLQDWNNRRQFAPPNDFHADGVDDSFISQAVIDGTKANDIMKQAPFLVPFTSRVKIFNSQLLAVRQRQGSHGVFTRNRYRIRRDHILEDAYNQMSALSEEDLRGLIRVSFINEFGVEEAGIDGGGIFKDFMENITRAAFDVQYGLFKETSDHLLYPNPGSGMLHEQHLQFFHFLGTLLAKAMFEGILVDIPFATFFLSKLKKKYNYLNDLPSLDSELYRHLIFLKRYQGDISDLELYFVIVNNEYGELTEEELRPGGRNQRVTNDNVIPFTHLVSNYRLNYQIRLQSSHFMRGFQQLIKKEWIDMFDEHELQLLISGSLDGLDIDDLRIHSNYGGGYHSEHYVIEMFWEVLKGFSMENQKKILKFVTGCSRGPLLGFKYLEPLFCIQRAGGTASEEALDRLPTSATCMNLLKLPPYRSKEQLATKLLYAINADAGFDLS, encoded by the exons ATGATGCCCAGGGATTCAAGCATAACAGCAACTCTCTTGCTGGAAGCTGTAGCTTTGCTGATCGATCCCAAACTTCCATGGGCTTGTAAGGTCGTTGGTTATCTCTTGCAAAGGAATGTGTTTGCTCTATTTCGAGAGATTGTTCTAACAGGAAAG GAGAATATGAGGAGTGACAGTTCCATCAGAAATGCATCTCCATTGGAGCGTATTCTTGCCCTTGTGATATCTCATGTTGGTCAGAAGCCATGTATTTGCCCCACCATTGATCTGCAATGGAGTTTCTCATCTCAGATGCTGACAATTCCTTTACTATGGCGACTTTTTCCTAATTTAAAAGAG GTTTTTGCAACTCAGGGGCTGAGCCAACATTACATTAATCAGATGGCACGTTGCATGCGGAATAATACTTATGTACTGCCCAATGATCTTTCTGTGGAATATCCTGGCCACGCTTGTCTTCTAGGAAATATGTTAGAAACCGCAGGAGCTGCTTTGTCTCATGCTGACTGTTCATTTGAGATG gCTATAGATATTGCTGCCGTGACAACATTCTTGTTGGAGGCACTTCCTCCTATAAAATCATCAAGTCCAGAAATTAGACCAA GCTCCACTCTGGATGAGGATGATATGGCTTTGCCTGATGAAATGGAAATAGTCTTAAACAAGGATTTGGAACACAAGATAGTCCATGCTATGCATTCACGCTTTCTCTTGCAATTG ACGAGTGTTTTATTTGGGGAGATTACAATGGTCAGTGGTTCAAACCATGGACTGGACGATAAAGAGGTTGCAGCTATTGGTGCTGCTTGTGCTTTTTTGCATGTAGCTTTCAACACTTTGCCAGTTGAGCGAATGATGACTGTACTAGCTTTTAGAACTGAACTTGTTCAAGTGCTTTGGAATTTTATGAAGCAGTGTCATGAGAATAAAAAGTGGCCATCCTTGCCTGATCAGTTATCATATCTACCAGGAAATGCACCTGGCTGGCTATTACCTCTGGCTGTTTTTTGTCCTGTATATAA GTACATGCTTATGTTAGTTGACAATGAGGAGTTCTATGAACAGGAGAAGCCTTTATCATTGAAGGATGTCCGGTGCCTAATTGTTATTTTGAGACAG GCCCTATGGCAGCTCCTATGGGTGAATCCTAAAGTGCACAGTAATTCAGTTAAACTCGTCAAGAACACCTCTGCTTATAGTGGGAACCCTATTGAATGTATTAAACAGAGAGTTAGTCTTGTAGCCTCTGAGCTCCTCTCTCAG TTGCAAGATTGGAACAACAGACGACAATTTGCACCACCCAATGATTTCCATGCTGATGGTGTTGATGACTCATTTATTTCTCAG GCTGTAATAGATGGAACCAAAGCAAATGACATTATGAAACAGGCTCCTTTCTTGGTACCTTTTACAAGCAGAGTTAAAATATTCAAT TCACAATTATTGGCAGTTAGGCAAAGACAAGGGTCCCATGGTGTTTTTACAAGAAACAGATACAGAATACGGAGAGATCATATTTTGGAAGATGCTTATAATCAGATGAGTGCATTGTCTGAGGAGGACCTTCGAGGATTG ATTCGTGTATCATTTATCAATGAGTTTGGAGTTGAGGAAGCTGGCATTGATGGAGGTGGCATTTTTAAAGATTTCATGGAAAACATTACTCGAGCTGCCTTCGATGTGCAGTATGGGTTGTTTAAG GAAACATCTGATCACCTACTCTACCCCAATCCTGGATCAGGAATGCTACATGAACAacatcttcaattttttcattttcttggaaCTCTTCTTGCAAAG GCCATGTTTGAAGGTATTCTTGTTGATATACCTTTTGCAACATTCTTCCTAagcaaattaaagaagaa GTACAACTATTTGAATGACTTGCCTTCATTGGATTCAGAATTATATCGCCACCTTATTTTCCTAAAG CGTTATCAAGGTGATATTTCTGACTTGGAGCTCTACTTTGTCATTGTAAATAATGAATATGGCGAGCTGACAGAAGAGGAGCTGCGTCCTGGAGGAAGAAACCAGCGTGTCACTAATGACAATGTCATTCCTTTTACCCATCTTGTATCCAATTATCGTCTAAATTATCAG ATACGTCTACAAAGTTCTCATTTCATGAGGGGCTTTCAGCAGCTTATAAAGAAAGAATGGATTGATATGTTTGACGAGCATGAACTTCAG CTTCTGATATCAGGTTCGCTTGATGGCTTGGATATTGATGACTTGCGCATTCATAGCAATTATGGTGGTGGTTATCATAGT gagCATTATGTTATTGAGATGTTCTGGGAAGTTCTGAAAGGTTTTTCCatggaaaatcaaaagaaaattttgaa gtttgtGACTGGTTGTTCACGGGGACCTTTGCTTGGATTTAAATATCTTGAGCCCTTATTTTGTATACAAAG GGCTGGGGGCACTGCCTCTGAGGAAGCTCTTGATCGGCTGCCGACATCAGCTACTTGCATGAATCTTCTAAAGCTTCCACCTTATAGAAG CAAAGAGCAGCTAGCAACGAAATTGCTATATGCTATAAATGCTGATGCGGGTTTTGATTTGAGCTGA